In the Neodiprion virginianus isolate iyNeoVirg1 chromosome 2, iyNeoVirg1.1, whole genome shotgun sequence genome, TCCTTGAGCTCAGTCATCGGATAtgcattaaaataaaaataattttttataattttgtataatattatcaattttcttaGTATTATGTTAACACCTGAAACACGAGACAACAACCTAAACTTTTATATGCACCCATTGGTTTACTGCATTCagagaaatatttctttttagcAAATATAGCGAATGcgatgttatttatttatttatttatttatttatttatttatttatttattttcactttccaAGAACCAAGGTAATGTCATTTGATTCAACAACAAAGTGATGAGAACACAACTTCACATTCTTTTTGTCATGTTAAGTGAAACAACATTTCCTTGCACCATTAAGAAAACAATTCTTTGGCCACATTTCGCATCCCCAAAATAATTCCTATCGCTATTTATAAGTCCCACTGAGTTTGATCAGCCGGTGAAATCATTTTCTGCCGGCTGATCTGACAAAAAGTTCACTTTCATCTTAAACGTTTCATAGCTGAATCTTCACGGACTTTGAAAACGGTTTTGTCcttcgaaaaaaattcgaaaactcTGAACAAAATTCTACATATTATCTCTGCCCCTTTCTACGATCTCGTTTTCGTTAAAAACATTGGtgagttgaaaattgatagtTTTGTTTGATGCGAtaacgtaaaattttcacatttcgcGTTCATCTAATTGAAATATTCTCTAGTTAcaacgatttttctcaaaattaacaaaaaatagaaaacaataatgccatatattataaataaaagctTGAATATCGATATTCATTCTAAATCGTTAATTCAACATGGTTTAAAGTATAAAGACTTATTTGATTTTCACTCTGCAACATTTTATTCTGATcagaaaactatttttcacaaattcactggaagaatttcttttttctcttcaaataGACAATTCGATATGCTCATATTTGTTAATCATGTTCGTCATGAATTGATCACGATGTCAAccttgggaaaaaaaaatttcctcgtAGAATTCTGTACCTATAATAGTCTactgtataaaataaatcgcAGCAGAGTGAAAGAAACTGTTACACAAGTCAACGTATCGATATCCGTTAAAAAACTATCACAAGTGTAACGTACGACAAACAATATGTCAGTAGTGAAAATAATCAACGGATAGTCGAATAATTTCAGTTGAAGACGAGAAATTTATGATTCACTCGAAAGGTTAACCTCTGCTATTAACGGTACATCTGACTTCGCGATTGCAAGACTCCAAAAGACGTCGTGAAGccaatcaatttgaaattacatCAAATGACGTCAAGTAACTTCACTGATTTCGAGTGACTTCGTTGAGTTCAAGTACCCTTAAGCAACGCGTGTGCCAGACTTTGGGAATCGTTAACCCCTGGGATTTATTCGACTAAAATTTGACAAGTTTCCTCGGCAAAGGACGTTTCACAGCGCTATTGAGCAGAATTTGTTTTAGTGTTGTACGCATTCAATTTGTTCAAACGCAGTAATCgtaatttcgcaattttcaaattgccTGAAATTCTGTACACAATAgtaaaaaagtgtaaaaacaCTCATAGTTCGAAATCGACTGAACTCGATCAAATTCATTCTAGAGTAGAAAACGTGATTCTGCAccaatatttcgttacattAACGATACCAAATTCGACTTTACGACTATCTCGTGACGAAACGGACGAACAGAGTCGATTTCGTCCAACCGAGCCTCCCTAAAGACCGTGAGTGATCAGACTTTGGACAGCCATTGTTGTTTGATGAGGTCAGCGCCCTTCTCGGCGATCATGATGACTGGGGCGTTGATGTTACCATTCGTGATGGTAGGCATGATGGACGCGTCAATGACTCTCAAACCCGGAACGCCATAGACCCTCAGTTCGGGGTCAACGACAGCCATGGGATCGTCGGGCGTTCCCATTTTCGCAGTGCAGCTCATGTGGTAAATAGTCATGGTGTACTGCCTGATGGCGCAGTTCCAATAATCGTCCGTGAACAGCGGGATGTGCTTGCAGTTGGGCACTGGCTTGCTATGAAACCTGGCTCCAAACCTGCGCATGGTCGCTGTTTCCCCGAATGCAACGGCGGCCTTGACACCCTCCCGAAGAACGTCGACGTCGTCCGGATGCGTCAGGTAGTTGTGAACCATGATCGGATAGTCGAGAGGGTTGGCCGACTTGAGCTTTACGAATCCGCGCGACTTGGGTCTCAGCATCATTGGGAACACCCCGAAGACATCCTTGTTGTTGATCCGGCCGAAGACCTCGTTGTAAAACTCATTTGTCAGTCCGTGCGCATTCTTCACGTGCGTTCCACCGTCCGAGTTAGTCGAGGAGGATGTCAGCATGAACTCCATGTCGGGCCAGTCGTCGCTCGCGTTCGCGTACTTCGTCGATATGAAAGCCACCGCTTCCAGTCCTACGCTCGATGTCAGAGGTCCGTCCTCGGTTATCGCGTACCTCAGCGCTGAGTTGATGTTCACCAGCCGGCTCATAACCACGCTGATCTCGTGATCGATCAGGAAAGCCAAGCCTCCAACCGCGATGTGATCCTGCAGATTTTGTCCGACGCCAGGCGCGTCGTGAACGACCTTGATCCCGACCTCCTCCAGGTGCTTACTGGGCCCGATTCCGGAGAGCATCATCAGCTGTGGTGAGTTTATAGCTCCGGCCGAGAGGATCACCTCCTTCTGGGCGAAGATGACCTGCCGCTTACCCTCTCTGATGAACTCCACTCCGTAGGCTCGCTTCGTTTCGGGATCCGTCAGCACTT is a window encoding:
- the LOC124299264 gene encoding glucose dehydrogenase [FAD, quinone] is translated as MAAGLLAVITGAIKAATLLLGVGKVAFIPTLIVALAYYNYDLMDPENQPRVARVLRKEYDFIIVGGGSAGSVLANRLTEVPEWNVLLLEAGGYETEITDVPILSLYLHKSKYDWKYRTQPQDSACQAMVDKRCCWTRGKVLGGSSVLNTMLYIRGNRRDFDQWESFGNYGWGWDDVLPYFKKSEDQRNPYLARNTKYHSTGGYLTVQDAPFNTPLGVAFLQAGEEMGYDIVDVNGAQQTGFAFYQYTMRRGTRCSAAKAFIRPIRSRKNLDIALWSHATKVLTDPETKRAYGVEFIREGKRQVIFAQKEVILSAGAINSPQLMMLSGIGPSKHLEEVGIKVVHDAPGVGQNLQDHIAVGGLAFLIDHEISVVMSRLVNINSALRYAITEDGPLTSSVGLEAVAFISTKYANASDDWPDMEFMLTSSSTNSDGGTHVKNAHGLTNEFYNEVFGRINNKDVFGVFPMMLRPKSRGFVKLKSANPLDYPIMVHNYLTHPDDVDVLREGVKAAVAFGETATMRRFGARFHSKPVPNCKHIPLFTDDYWNCAIRQYTMTIYHMSCTAKMGTPDDPMAVVDPELRVYGVPGLRVIDASIMPTITNGNINAPVIMIAEKGADLIKQQWLSKV